The Malus domestica chromosome 06, GDT2T_hap1 genome has a segment encoding these proteins:
- the LOC103437797 gene encoding protein QUIRKY — protein sequence MTVSFQVVQNHPPPQPSQQPPHQPQQPPPQQQPPSEPPQPPSVVRKLIVEVVDARDLLPKDGQGSSSPYVVADFDGQRKRTSTKFKSLNPVWNEPLEFIVSDPDHMEYEELEIEVLNDKRFGTSSGSARKNHFLGRVKLYGTQFSKRGDEGLVYFQLEKKSVFSWIRGEIGLRIYYYDEMVEESPPPPPLDDPPQEKPRSQPPGVVVVEEGRVSGAHGMPVESTIHHEGSYSPPVVVIEESPPPMVYVHSEPLVQEMSNHQHHQHEEVQFQPEVRKMEMNRVCLTGERVRIQRRPNGDYAPKVISGKFGAKGAAERIHPCGLVEPMQYLFIRIVKARGLAPNENPYVKVRTSAHVVRSKVAVHRPCEPTDSPEWNQVFALAHNRPESAGSELQISVHDSPSEQFLGGICFDMSEVPVRDPPDSPLAPQWWRLDSSAGDQHPGRVSGDIQLSVWFGTQADDAFQDAWSSDAPFVAHTRSKVYQSPKLWYLRTTVMEVQDLHIPSNLPPLTTPEIRVKAQLGSQSARTRRGSMNNHCASFHWNEDLIFVAGEPLEDSLILLVEDRTNKDAALLGHVQIPVSSIEQRIDDRYVASKWLPLECGGGGAAPHCVSGGDGSYCGRIHLRLCLEGGYHVLDEAAHVCSDFRPTAKQLWKPAVGILELGILGARGLLPMKAKSGGKGSTDAYCVAKYGKKWVRTRTVMDSFDPRWNEQYTWQVYDPCTVLTIGVFDNWRMFAAAGEDRPDYSIGKVRIRISTMESNKVYTNSYPLLVLLRTGLKKMGEIELAVRFACPSLLPETCAVYGQPLLPRMHYLRPLGVAQQEALRGAATRMVAAWLARSEPPLGQEVVRYMLDADSHAWSMRKSKANWFRIVAVLAWVVGLAKWLDNIRRWRNPVTTVLVHVLYLVLVWYPDLIVPTGFLYVFLIGVWYYRFRPKSPAGMDIRLSQADSVDPDELDEEFDTIPSSRPPDIIRVRYDRLRMLAARVQTVLGDFATQGERAQALVSWRDPRATKLFIGVCLAITVVLYAVPPKMVAVALGFYYLRHPMFREPMPPASLNFFRRLPSLSDRLM from the coding sequence ATGACGGTGTCGTTTCAAgtcgtccaaaaccatccacCGCCACAACCATCCCAACAACCCCCACACCAACCCCAACAACCACCGCCACAACAGCAACCACCATCGGAACCGCCGCAGCCGCCGAGTGTCGTCAGGAAGCTAATCGTCGAAGTCGTCGACGCACGTGACCTGCTCCCCAAGGATGGCCAGGGCAGCTCCAGCCCCTACGTCGTCGCCGACTTCGACGGCCAGCGGAAGCGGACCTCCACCAAGTTCAAGTCGCTCAACCCTGTCTGGAACGAGCCTCTCGAGTTCATCGTCTCCGACCCTGACCACATGGAATACGAAGAGCTCGAGATCGAGGTGCTCAACGACAAGCGTTTTGGGACTTCCAGTGGCAGCGCCCGTAAAAACCACTTCCTCGGGAGGGTAAAGCTGTACGGCACCCAGTTTTCGAAGCGTGGAGATGAGGGACTGGTGTATTTCCAGCTGGAGAAGAAGAGCGTGTTCAGCTGGATTAGAGGCGAGATTGGGCTGAGGATTTATTACTACGACGAGATGGTTGAGGAATCGCCTCCGCCGCCGCCTCTAGATGACCCTCCGCAGGAGAAGCCTAGATCTCAGCCTCCGGGGGTTGTGGTGGTCGAGGAGGGAAGGGTGTCTGGAGCCCATGGAATGCCGGTTGAGAGCACAATCCACCACGAAGGCTCGTACTCGCCGCCGGTTGTGGTGATCGAGGAGTCGCCGCCGCCGATGGTTTATGTGCATTCTGAACCGCTGGTTCAGGAGATGTCGAATCACCAGCATCATCAGCATGAGGAGGTTCAATTTCAACCAGAGGTGAGGAAAATGGAGATGAACAGAGTCTGTTTGACAGGTGAAAGAGTGAGAATCCAACGAAGGCCAAATGGAGACTACGCTCCGAAAGTGATTTCTGGAAAGTTCGGGGCGAAGGGTGCGGCGGAGAGGATTCACCCCTGCGGTCTCGTGGAGCCGATGCAGTACTTGTTCATCAGAATCGTCAAGGCTCGAGGACTCGCTCCCAACGAGAATCCATACGTCAAGGTCCGTACGTCGGCCCACGTCGTGAGGTCGAAGGTGGCGGTTCACAGGCCGTGTGAGCCGACCGACTCGCCCGAGTGGAACCAGGTGTTCGCGCTCGCACACAACCGGCCTGAATCAGCGGGTTCCGAGTTGCAGATCTCCGTTCACGACTCGCCGTCCGAGCAGTTCTTAGGCGGCATTTGCTTTGACATGAGTGAGGTGCCGGTTCGTGACCCGCCCGATAGTCCTCTGGCTCCGCAGTGGTGGCGTCTAGACAGTAGCGCCGGAGATCAGCACCCCGGTCGAGTCTCCGGCGATATCCAGCTATCGGTTTGGTTCGGGACCCAAGCAGATGACGCGTTCCAGGATGCGTGGAGCTCCGACGCTCCATTCGTGGCTCACACGCGCTCCAAAGTTTACCAATCACCGAAGCTCTGGTATCTGAGGACGACGGTTATGGAAGTTCAGGATCTTCACATACCGTCAAATTTGCCTCCATTGACGACTCCAGAGATTCGCGTCAAAGCTCAGCTCGGATCCCAATCGGCGCGAACCCGGCGCGGCTCCATGAACAACCACTGCGCGTCGTTTCACTGGAACGAGGACCTCATCTTCGTCGCCGGCGAGCCGCTTGAGGACTCGCTGATTCTACTCGTGGAGGACCGCACAAACAAGGACGCCGCGCTCCTCGGCCACGTCCAAATTCCGGTGAGCTCGATCGAACAACGAATCGACGATCGCTACGTGGCGTCCAAGTGGCTCCCACTGGAATGCGGGGGCGGCGGAGCTGCGCCCCACTGTGTGAGCGGCGGAGATGGGTCCTACTGCGGGAGAATCCATCTGCGCCTTTGCCTGGAGGGTGGGTATCACGTGCTGGACGAAGCGGCGCACGTGTGCAGCGACTTCAGGCCGACGGCTAAGCAGCTTTGGAAGCCGGCTGTCGGCATTTTGGAGCTGGGGATTCTCGGCGCGCGCGGCTTGCTTCCGATGAAGGCGAAATCCGGCGGGAAAGGCTCCACGGATGCTTACTGTGTGGCCAAGTACGGGAAAAAGTGGGTCCGGACCCGAACCGTCATGGACAGCTTTGACCCGAGGTGGAACGAGCAGTACACGTGGCAGGTTTATGACCCTTGCACTGTCCTCACCATCGGAGTGTTCGACAACTGGCGTATGTTTGCTGCCGCGGGGGAGGACCGGCCAGACTACAGTATAGGAAAAGTACGAATACGTATATCTACGATGGAGAGCAACAAGGTGTATACGAATTCGTACCCGTTGCTGGTGCTGCTGAGAACCGGGTTGAAGAAAATGGGCGAGATTGAGCTGGCCGTCCGGTTCGCCTGCCCGTCGTTGCTGCCCGAGACGTGCGCGGTGTACGGCCAGCCGTTGCTTCCCAGAATGCACTACCTCCGCCCGCTCGGGGTCGCCCAACAAGAGGCGCTACGTGGCGCCGCAACTCGCATGGTGGCTGCGTGGCTGGCGAGGTCCGAGCCGCCGTTGGGGCAGGAGGTGGTTCGGTACATGTTGGATGCGGATTCGCATGCGTGGAGCATGAGGAAGAGCAAGGCCAATTGGTTTCGGATCGTGGCGGTTCTTGCGTGGGTGGTCGGGTTAGCGAAATGGTTGGATAATATCCGGAGATGGAGAAACCCGGTTACGACGGTTTTGGTCCACGTGTTGTATTTGGTTCTTGTTTGGTACCCGGATCTGATTGTCCCAACCGGGTTTTTATACGTTTTCTTGATCGGAGTTTGGTATTACCGATTCAGGCCCAAGTCACCAGCTGGTATGGATATCCGGCTTTCGCAAGCGGATTCGGTCGACCCAGATGAGCTCGATGAGGAATTTGACACCATCCCAAGCTCAAGACCGCCCGATATCATCCGGGTCAGGTACGACCGGTTGCGAATGCTGGCGGCCCGGGTCCAAACCGTTTTGGGCGATTTTGCAACCCAAGGAGAGAGGGCCCAAGCATTGGTGAGTTGGAGGGACCCTAGAGCCACAAAATTGTTCATCGGTGTGTGCCTAGCAATCACTGTGGTTTTGTACGCGGTGCCACCAAAAATGGTTGCTGTGGCCTTGGGATTTTACTACCTGCGCCACCCCATGTTCCGCGAGCCGATGCCTCCGGCGAGCCTGAACTTCTTCCGACGGCTTCCGAGCTTGTCGGACCGGCTAATGTAG
- the LOC103409744 gene encoding uncharacterized protein, whose protein sequence is MDQASENSMLKPEDSHAKTGAKRLFLPQNGQRTPTTIAFSLISQEPICYMNSAGEISIMGSREVNETTSEHFVENFTLPPNSDASKYTVKFVNEILYVTVPKVEPKNEGEHGSNKVDGIKYGDIRNLLGENGHIFFSAKIRKREEEGGNIIMTAMEMLNKNKGIVMTVVVAFSLVMLVYRKFQSAGD, encoded by the exons ATGGATCAAGCGTCAGAGAACTCCATGTTAAAACCAGAGGATTCCCACGCGAAAACAGGTGCAAAACGATTGTTCCTTCCTCAAAATGGACAGAGGACTCCAACAACCATTGCCTTCTCATTGATATCCCAG GAGCCTATCTGTTACATGAATTCAGCTGGCGAAATATCAATCATGGGATCGAGGGAAGTGAACGAAACAACATCCGAGCATTTTGTGGAGAATTTTACCCTTCCACCAAACTCAGATGCCAGTAAGTACACCGTAAAATTTGTCAATGAGATTCTGTATGTCACCGTACCAAAGGTGGAACCCAAAAATGAAGGAGAGCATGGCTCAAACAAAGTTGATGGCATAAAGTATGGAGATATAAGAAACTTACTAGGAGAAAATGGGCACATATTCTTTTCTGCAAAAATAAGGAAACGGGAGGAGGAAGGAGGGAATATTATAATGACTGCAATGGAGATGTTGAACAAAAACAAAGGGATAGTTATGACTGTTGTGGTTGCATTTTCATTGGTGATGCTGGTTTATCGTAAGTTCCAATCAGCTGGAGATTAA
- the LOC103409745 gene encoding inactive protein RESTRICTED TEV MOVEMENT 2-like, with translation MADIRGSMRAMGERLLPSTPTPMLEKIVPSSDWTEDCNGHYLLVDLPDFKKEEVRLEVNISAGHITISGERQVNEKKTEYFKQKFTLPPNSDVDKITGKFDGEILYVTVPKVATAVEEKRKEPEIKYENVQGSAAAVTEPPQIGKNENVEGLRRKNEGEQGSNKVDGIKYGEIRKLLGGGNGHIFFSAEDIRKWEEEGGNIIKTAMEMLNKNKGIVLTAVVAFSLGMLVSRKFQSAGE, from the exons ATGGCAGATATCAGAGGATCAATGAGAGCTATGGGAGAGAGATTACTGCCATCGACACCCACACCCATGCTCGAAAAGATTGTTCCTTCCTCAGACTGGACAGAAGACTGCAATGGCCATTACCTTCTCGTTGATCTTCCAG ATTTTAAAAAGGAGGAGGTCAGGCTTGAGGTGAATATCTCAGCTGGCCACATAACAATCAGCGGAGAAAGGCAAGTGAACGAAAAGAAAACCGAGTATTTTAAGCAGAAGTTTACCCTTCCACCAAACTCAGATGTTGATAAGATCACCGGAAAATTTGACGGTGAGATTCTCTATGTCACCGTACCAAAGGTGGCAACAGCGGTcgaagaaaaaaggaaagaaccTGAAATAAAGTATGAAAATGTCCAAGGCAGCGCTGCTGCTGTCACGGAACCTCCTCAAATAGGGAAGAATGAAAATGTGGAAGGCTTAAGACGCAAAAATGAAGGAGAGCAAGGCTCAAACAAAGTTGATGGCATAAAGTATGGAGAGATAAGAAAATTATTAGGAGGAGGAAATGGGCACATATTCTTTTCTGCAGAAGATATAAGGAAATGGGAGGAGGAAGGAGGGAATATTATAAAGACTGCAATGGAGATGTTGAACAAAAACAAAGGGATAGTTTTGACTGCTGTGGTTGCATTTTCATTAGGGATGCTAGTTTCTCGTAAGTTCCAATCAGCTGGAGAATGA
- the LOC103437798 gene encoding pectate lyase-like, with protein sequence MAMEAAYKLFVFILCIFIVAITIPATVTANIAVFDEHWQGRAKEAKQAANKAYNKNPAEVTGSFNKEVHNTFDSMNNTRRNLKEKYKGPCVATNPIDRCWRCDPNWETNRKKLADCAKGFGHKTTGGKAGEIYVVTDNSDNDLVNPKPGTLRHAVIQTGPLWIIFAHDMKIKLSEELMVTSDKTIDARGANVHIQDGGQITLQFVKNVIIHNLHIHDNKAGNGGMIRDSVNHYGQRTRSDGDGISMYGASNVWIDHVSASNCEDGLIDAIQGSTAITISNCHFTNHNDVMLFGSSDSNSQDEVMQITIAFNHFGQGLTQRMPRCRWGFFHVVNNDYTHWLMYAIGGSQHPTIISQGNRFIAPLNEASKEVTKREYAAENVWKSWNWRSENDLMVNGAFFVESGSPIRNLPEADMIQAKPGTFVAKLTRFAGPLKCIKGKPC encoded by the exons ATGGCAATGGAAGCTGCTTACAAGCtgtttgtgtttattttatgtatttttattgttGCAATAACAATTCCGGCAACGGTGACGGCCAACATTGCGGTTTTCGACGAGCACTGGCAAGGTCGAGCTAAAGAGGCGAAGCAGGCCGCCAACAAAGCCTACAATAAAAATCCTGCAGAAGTCACTGGAAGTTTCAATAAGGAAGTCCACAA CACCTTCGATAGCATGAACAATACGCGAAGGAACTTAAAAGAGAAGTACAAGGGTCCATGCGTGGCTACAAACCCTATTGATCGTTGCTGGAGATGTGATCCAAACTGGGAAACAAATCGCAAGAAGCTGGCTGATTGCGCCAAAGGATTTGGGCACAAGACGACAGGAGGCAAGGCTGGAGAGATATATGTGGTGACAGATAACTCCGACAATGACCTGGTGAACCCGAAACCAGGGACACTACGCCACGCTGTGATTCAAACTGGGCCACTCTGGATCATATTCGCTCACGACATGAAGATAAAGCTAAGCGAAGAGCTTATGGTGACGAGTGACAAGACGATTGATGCACGAGGTGCTAATGTGCACATTCAAGACGGTGGCCAAATTACATTACAGTTTGTGAAGAATGTGATCATCCATAACCTCCACATTCACGATAACAAGGCAGGAAATGGTGGCATGATTAGGGACTCGGTGAATCACTATGGACAACGCACACGTAGTGATGGTGATGGTATATCAATGTATGGAGCCTCAAACGTTTGGATAGACCATGTCTCTGCGTCAAATTGCGAGGATGGACTCATTGATGCCATCCAGGGGTCTACAGCCATCACCATATCCAATTGTCACTTCACCAATCATAATGAT GTGATGTTATTTGGTTCAAGTGATAGCAACTCTCAGGATGAAGTGATGCAGATAACTATTGCTTTCAACCATTTCGGTCAGGGGTTAACTCAGCGTATGCCAAGGTGCCGGTGGGGGTTTTTCCACGTTGTAAACAACGACTACACACATTGGCTTATGTACGCTATTGGTGGCAGCCAACATCCTACCATAATTAGCCAGGGCAACCGCTTCATTGCTCCGTTAAATGAAGCAAGTAAAGAG GTGACTAAGAGGGAATATGCAGCAGAGAACGTGTGGAAATCGTGGAATTGGAGATCGGAGAACGATCTTATGGTGAATGGAGCATTCTTTGTTGAATCTGGTAGCCCAATCAGGAATCTCCCAGAGGCGGATATGATCCAGGCAAAGCCTGGGACATTCGTGGCGAAACTCACACGCTTTGCAGGTCCTCTTAAATGCATTAAAGGGAAGCCATGCTAG
- the LOC103437799 gene encoding isochorismate synthase 2, chloroplastic (The RefSeq protein has 6 substitutions compared to this genomic sequence) codes for MATAQAAAAARPCFMDPEAAAKCSITVSSRQTIHFSHHRSQLCSLSMNGCQGESHLPLGTVETRSFPAVPSPSLALDRLSSAISELKSNPPPSSSGIIRLQVPIQQQIEAIDWLYAQDQFLPRCFFSGRCQTGHFSDLSFDYTNGNDQNQSKHKLVSVAGVGSAVFFQDVHPFSYRHWKSLKRFLSTECPLIRAYGAIRFDARANISSEWEAFGYFYFMIPQVEFDELEEGSMLATTIAWDNALSWNLGHAIDALKATMHQISSIVLKLRRQVPSTLMLRNNNIPCKTYWDLAVNSALRKIRSNSALIKVVLARSSRVITATDIDPIAWLACLQVEGENAYQFCLQPPNAPAFIGNTPEQLFHRKWLGITSEALAGTRARGESMPEDLEIELELLSSPKDHLEFTIVRESIQRKLENVCDSVQVEPKKAIRKFPRVQHLYAKLAGRLRSEDDEFDILSSLHPSPAVCGFPTEEARLLIAETEVFDRGMYAGPVGWFGGGESEFAVGIRSALVEKGLGAMIYAGTGVVEGSNASLEWDELELKISQFTKLLKLEVPLEIKS; via the exons ATGGCCACAGCTCAAGCAGCTGCAGCTGCTCGGCCATGTTTCATGGATCCCGAAGCAGCTGCCAAATGCAGCATCACAGTCTCCAGCAGGCAAACCATTCATTTCTCGCACCAT AGGTCTCAGTTGTGTTCACTTTCCATGAATGGTTGCCAAGGAGACTCTCACCTCCCTTTAGGCACCGTTGAAACGCGCTCGTTTCCGGCGGTTCCATCACCTTCATTGGCTCTGGACCGGCTCAGCTCAGCCATTTCGGAACTGAAATCAAACCCGCCTCCCTCTTCCTCCGGAATTATACGTCTCCAG GTGCCAATCCAGCAGCAAATTGAAGCAATCGACTGGCTTTACGCCCAAGACCAATTCCTTCCGCGCTGTTTCTTCTCCAGCAGATGCCAAACTGGTCATTTTTCTGATCTATCCGTTGACCACACCAATGGAAATGACCAGAATCAATCAAAACACAAGTTGGTCAGCGTTGCCGGCGTGGGGTCTGCAGTTTTCTTTCAGGATGTGCATCCCTTCTCGTACAGGCATTGGAAGTCCTTAAAGAg GTTCCTCTCTACAGAATGTCCACTTATTCGTGCTTATGGGGCAATCCGTTTCGATGCAAGAGCCAACATATCATCTGAATGGGAGGCATTTGGttacttttattttatgattccTCAG GTTGAGTTTGATGAGCTTGAAGAAGGTTCAATGCTAGCAACAACCATTGCGTGGGACAATGCGCTTTCGTGGAATTTAGGACATGCAATTGATGCACTTAAAGCTACGATGCATCAG ATATCTTCCATTGTTTTAAAGCTTCGAAGACAAGTTCCTTCGACACTAATGTTAAGGAATAATAACATCCCGTGCAAGACGTATTGGGATCTTGCTGTTAATAGAGCTTTGCAGAAAATAAGAAGCAACTCAGCACTTATTAAG GTGGTACTCGCGCGTAGCAGCAGAGTAATAACAGCTACTGATATTGATCCCATAGCCTGGCTAGCGTGCTTAcag GTTGAAGGTGAAAATGCTTATCAGTTTTGTCTTCAGCCGCCAAATGCACCAGCGTTTATTGGAAACACG CCAGAGCAACTGTTTCACAGAAAATGGCTAGGCATTACTAGCGAGGCTCTGGCTGGAACCCGAGCCAGAGGTGAATCGATGCCTGAAGATCTTGAAATAGAACTCGAGTTACTTTCCAG TCCAAAGGACCACCTTGAGTTTACCATTGTACGAGAAAGCATACAACGAAAACTAGAG AATGTATGTGACAGTGTCCAAGTTGAACCAAAGAAAGCAATCCGTAAATTCCCTCGAGTCCAACATTTATATGCTAAATTGGCTGGCAGgttaagaagtgaagatgatgaG TTTGACATATTGTCTTCTCTTCACCCAAGTCCAGCAGTTTGTGGATTTCCAACAGAGGAGGCACGGCTTTTAATTGCGGAAACAG AAGTATTCGACCGAGGGATGTATGCTGGGCCGGTTGGTTGGTTTGGAGGAGGAGAGAGTGAGTTTGCGGTTGGCATTAGGTCCGCATTAGTGGAAAAG GGTCTCGGCGCGATGATCTATGCTGGAACTGGGGTTGTGGAAGGAAGTAATGCATCGTTAGAATGGGATGAACTCGAACTCAAGATTTCTCAG TTCACCAAGTTGCTTAAACTTGAAGTGCCTCTGGAGATTAAAAGCTGA